The DNA segment ACGATGTAAAGCTTATATTTTTCCTTCAGATAGGTAAGGATTTCCTCGGCTCCCTCAATCAGGTCTGAGGACGTATCAAGGGTTTCCCGGTAAAGACGATCTACCTCGCGGCCGTCCACGGTGATACCGAAGCTTCCAAAAAAGTCCTCGAACCGCAGGCCTAAGATCTCGTCCCTGGTAAATTCCCCTTTCTCGAGCCGCTGCCAGTAGCTTTTGTTTAACACGCTGTATTTTTCTTTGTTCTCCGCCGTAACAGGCACGCCGAATCTCGCAAGGAGGGACTCGATTCCGCGATCCTCTGCCTTGGCAAAGTCGAGAAGTGTCCCGTCGGCATCAAATAGAATCATTTCGTATGTTTTCATCTCTTATCCTCGTAAACCACGGCTCCGCCGCAGATGGTGTATTTGACTCTTCCGTAAAGGGTCTGGCCCAAAAACGGCGTGTTGCAGGATTTGGACGCGATCTCGTCCTCCGTAACCGTCCAGCTTTCGTCCTCGTTAAAGATCACGATGTCCGCATCGGCGCCTTCCGAAAGGGTGCCCTTGTCAAAATGATAAAGCTTTGCCGGGTTCAAGCTCATCTTTTCCATGAGCTCTGACATCG comes from the Eubacteriaceae bacterium Marseille-Q4139 genome and includes:
- a CDS encoding YjjG family noncanonical pyrimidine nucleotidase, which encodes MKTYEMILFDADGTLLDFAKAEDRGIESLLARFGVPVTAENKEKYSVLNKSYWQRLEKGEFTRDEILGLRFEDFFGSFGITVDGREVDRLYRETLDTSSDLIEGAEEILTYLKEKYKLYIVTNGVATTQNRRLGDSGLKKYFDGIFISEEAGAQKPQEEFFEYCFRHMGRRDVENMLVVGDSLTSDIRGANRSGIDACWYNPKGEENTAGVKVDYEIHDLSELKKIL